One Streptococcus sp. VT 162 genomic window, TGCATATGGCGTTTTTAGGTAATCCAGGTACTGGTAAAACTACTGTGGCTAGAATCGTTGGGAATATGTACCGATCATTAGGAATATTAAGTAAAGGCCACTTTATTGAGGCAAGTAGAACAGACTTAATAGCAGAATATCAAGGACAAACGGCTTCTAAAGTTAAGAGATTGATACAAAAAGCCAAAGGTGGTGTATTGTTTATTGATGAAGCATATAGTATTACTGAAAACGATAAAAGTGATAGTTATGGTCGAGAGTGTTTAACTGAGTTAACTAAAGCATTAGAAGACTATCGAGATGATTTGGTGGTTATTGTTGCTGGATATGATGAATTGATGAAAAAATTTTTTGAATCTAATCCTGGGTTAAAATCAAGATTTAATTATTTTATTACGTTTGAAGATTATACTGTGGACCAAATGTTTGACATTTTTCTTTCACATTGTAAAAATGAAGAATACATTTTGCATGATTCTGCAAAAGAAACATTAAAAAAATATTTAGAATTACATAGTAACAATCCTGAAAATAAAAATGCAAATGGGCGATTTGTAAGAAATGTATTTGATAGGATAGTTATGAACCAAGCAAGAAGATTAGCCACATTATCTTTTGTTACAAAAGATAATTACATTACAATTCTTGAAGAAGATATTTCATGAATGAAATCAGAAAGCAACACATGAACGGTATTATCAACTTAAAAAAAGAAGCGGGGATGACCTCGCATGATGCGGTTTTTAAGCTGCGTAAGATTTTGGGAACCAAGAAAATTGGTCATGGTGGGACCTTGGATCCGGATGTAGTGGGAGTTCTGCCAATCGCGGTTGGCAAGGCAACCCGTATGGTCGAATTTATGCAGGACGAGGGCAAGGTCTATGAGGGGGAAATCACTCTAGGTTATTCAACGACGACTGAGGATGCCAGTGGAGAAGTGATCGCAGAGACCCCTGTTTTGTCGCTCTTGGATGAAACCATTGTCGATGAAGCGATTGCTAGTCTGACTGGGCCTATCACTCAGATTCCACCTATGTACTCGGCTGTCAAGGTTAATGGTCGCAAGCTCTATGAGTATGCGCGTGCAGGTCAGGAAGTGGAGCGTCCAGAACGTCAGGTGACTATTTATCAATTTGAGCGGACTAGTCCGATTTCTTATAAGGATCACCTCGAACGTTTCACTTTTCGTGTAAAATGCAGTAAGGGAACTTATATCCGTACCTTGTCAGTTGATTTGGGAGAGAAGCTTGGTTATGCGGCCCATATGTCGCATCTGACACGGACTAGTGCTGCAGGGTTACAACTGGAGGATGCTCTTACCTTGGACGAAATTGCTGCAAAAGTGGAGGCTGGTCAGCTGGACTTTCTCCATCCTCTTGAAATTGGAATAGGGAATCTTGTCAAAGTTTTCCTAAGTCCAGAAGAGGCTACAGAAGTGCGCTTTGGTCGTTTTATCGAGCTAGACCAAACAGAACAAGAATTGGCTGCTTTTGAAGGTGATAAATTGCTTGCCATTTTAGAAAAAAGGGACAATTTCTACAAACCAAGAAAGGTTTTTGGCTAGTTTAACTGGAGTGTGGGGATAGATTTGTGTTTCCCCTAGACTATCCAAATCAGACTATAAATTTTACAAAAAATGTGATAGAATAGACGACGGATAAAAAAACGGAGGATAGCATGCAAAATAGACCAATCATTATCGGAGTGACAGGTGGTTCTGGTGGTGGTAAGACCAGTGTTTCAAGAGCCATTTTATCGCATTTTCCTGATGAAAAGATTTCCATGATTGAGCATGATTCATACTACAAGGATCAGTCTCATTTGACCTTTGAAGAGCGTGTCAAAACCAACTACGACCACCCTTTTGCCTTTGATACAGATTTGATGATCGAGCAGATTAAGGAATTGTTGGCAGGGCGCCCAGTGGACATTCCAACTTATGACTATACAGAGCATACGCGGAGTAGCAAGACCTATCGTCAGGAGCCTCAAGATGTCTTTATCGTTGAGGGAATTTTGGTCTTGGAGGACAAGCGTCTGCGCGATTTGATGGATATCAAGATTTTTGTGGATACAGATGATGATGTGCGTATTATTCGTCGTATCAAGCGAGATATGGAGGAGCGTGGTCGTAGTCTGGATAGCGTGATTGACCAATATCTAGGTGTGGTAAAACCTATGTACCACCAGTTTATTGAGCCGACCAAACGTTATGCCGATATCGTCATTCCTGAAGGGGTCAGCAATACCGTTGCTATCGATCTTTTGACGACAAAAATTGCAAAGATTTTGGAAGAAGCGCGAAATAGTAAATAATCAGATGAGGAGGCCTAGCCTCCTTTTTCTATTTTTCCTTTAGTTTCAGTAGGAAAAAGGTGATTTTTAAGCATGTTTTTGGTATAATAATACCCATGGAAAAGCAAGAAAATGAATAGTAGGTGGAGATGGAAAAGTATTTATCGGTAACAACTTTGACCAAGTATCTGAAAATGAAATTCGATAAAGACCCTTACTTGGAACGGGTCTATTTAACTGGTCAAGTTTCCAACTTTCGTAAACGACCTACTCACCAATATTTCTCCCTAAAAGACGACCATGCAGTCATTCAAGCGACCATCTGGTCTGGGATTTATCAAAAATTAGGTTTCGACCTCGAAGAGGGAATGAAAATCAATGTGATTGGGCGTGTGCAGGTCTATGAACCAAGCGGGAGCTACTCTATCATCATTGAAAAAGCTGAGCCTGATGGGGTCGGGGCGCTTGCGATTCAGTTTGAACAACTTAAGAAAAAATTGATGGAAGAAGGTCTATTTCAAGAGAGATTCAAGCAACCTCTTCCCCAGTTTGCTAAGCGAATTGGAGTGGTGACCAGTCGTAGTGGAGCTGTTATTCAAGATATCATCACGACCGTCAGCAGACGTTTTCCTGGTGTTGATATCCTTCTCTATCCGACCAAGGTACAAGGTGATGGAGCTGCGGAGGAAATTGCTCGAAATATTGCGCGTGCCAATCAACGTGAGGACCTAGATGTTCTCATCATTGGTCGTGGTGGGGGTTCCATCGAGGATCTCTGGGCTTTTAACGAAGAAATTGTGGTACGGGCTATTTTTGAATCCCGTTTGCCAGTCATCTCTAGTGTTGGTCATGAGACAGATGTGACCTTGGCGGACTTTGTAGCTGATCGCCGTGCTGCAACGCCAACAGCTGCAGCTGAACTGGCAACACCTGTAACCAAGTTGGATCTTCTGACCCATTTGCAAAATCAAGAAAAGCGGATGGCAACAGCAGTTCAGAATGTCCTGTCAAGAAAAAAAGAAGCTCTGAAAAAATGCAGTCAGTCAGTCATCTTTAGACAACCAGAGCGCTTGTATGATGGTTATTTGCAACGGTTAGATCAACTGCAACTGCGATTAAAACAAAATTTGCGAACACGGATTTCTGATAACAAACAGCTAGTCCAAGCAAGGACGCATCGACTAGTCCAGTTATCACCTGTTACCAAAATCCAGCGTTATCAAGACCGTCTAGGTCAGTTGGACAAGCTCCTACGCAGCCAAATGGCTCTGGTTTATGATGCCAAGGTTGCTGAAGTCAAGCGACTTTCAGAAGCTTTGATGATGTTGGATACCAGTCGAATCGTGGCGCGTGGTTATGCTATTGTCAAAAAAGAAGAGTCAGTTATCGATTCGGTTGAGAGTTTGAAGAAAAAAGACCAAGTGACGCTTTTGATGCGAGATGGTCAAGTAGAATTAGAGGTTAAAGATGTCAAAACAAAAGAAATTTGAGGAAAATCTAGCAGAACTGGAGACCATTGTCCAAAGTTTGGAAAACGGTGAAATTGCTTTGGAAGATGCAATTGCGGCCTTTCAAAAGGGCATGGTCTTGTCAAAAGAGCTCCAAGCGACGTTGGACAAGGCTGAAAAGACCTTGGTCAAGGTCATGCAAGAAGACGGAACAGAAAGTGATTTTGAATGAAGAAGCAAGAAAAATTAGCTCTTGTTGAGTCGGCTTTGGAAAATTTTTATGGAGACCAGCAGTTTGCCTCTAGTTTGCGAGAGTCCGTTCTCTATTCCATTCATGCTGGTGGCAAGCGTATTCGGCCTTTTCTCTTGTTAGAAGTTTTGGAATCCCTGAAAGTGGTTATTCAACCAGCTCACGCCCAAGTGGCTGCGGCCTTGGAAATGATTCATACAGGGAGCTTGATTCACGATGATCTTCCTGCAATGGATGATGATGATTACCGTCGGGGACGCTTGACCAATCATAAGAAATTCGGCGAAGCAATGGCCATTTTAGCAGGAGATGCTTTGTTCCTAGATCCTTACGCCTTGATAGCGCAGGCAGATTTGCCAAGTCAGATCAAGGTGGACTTGATTGCTAACTTATCCCTTGCTTCAGGAAGTCTAGGCATGGTTGCAGGGCAGGTTTTAGATATGGAAGGCGAACACCAGCATTTGTCCTTGGAAGAACTCCAGACCATTCATGCCAATAAAACTGGAAAATTACTAGCCTATCCTTTCCAAGCCGCCGCTATCATAGCAGAATTAGCGCCTGAAATCCAAGCAAAACTGAAAACGGTTGGTGAATTGATTGGGCTGGCCTTTCAAGTTCGAGATGATGCGTTGGATGTGACAGCTAGTTTTGAGGAAATCGGCAAGACTCCACAAAAGGATTTGCAGGCTGAAAAATCAACCTATCCAGCCTTGTTGGGCTTGGAAGAGGCCATTGCCTTTTGTAACCAAACTCTGGATCAAGCTAATGAAAAATTGGAAGAAATTGCCCAGCAAGTCAGCTTTGAAACAGCGCCGATTGTGAAAGTAGTAGAAAGTTTGAGAATCAATGGCTAAGGAAAGAGTGGATGTACTAGCTTATAAACAGGGCTTGTTTGAAACGCGAGAACAGGCCAAGCGCGGTGTCATGGCTGGATTAGTCGTAGCAGTCCTTAATGGAGAACGCTTTGACAAACCAGGAGAGAAAATCCCAGATGACACTGAGCTAAAACTCAAGGGTGAAAAACTCAAGTATGTCAGTCGAGGTGGTCTAAAACTGGAGAAGGCTTTGCAGGTCTTTGATTTATCAGTGGATAGCGCAACCACGATTGATATTGGGGCTTCCACTGGAGGATTTACTGATGTCATGTTGCAAAATGGTGCTGAGTTAGTCTTTGCAGTTGATGTTGGTACCAATCAGTTGGCTTGGAAATTGCGTCAAGACCCACGGGTTGTCAGCATGGAGCAGTTTAATTTTCGTTATGCTGAAAAGACTGATTTTGAGCAGGAACCGAGCTTTGCCAGTATTGATGTGAGTTTCATTTCCCTCAGTCTGATTTTGCCTGCCTTGCACCGTGTCTTGGCTGATCAAGGTCAAATTGTAGCTTTGGTTAAGCCCCAGTTTGAAGCAGGTCGTGAGCAGATTGGGAAAAATGGAATCATTCGAGATGCTAAGGTTCATCAAACTGTCCTTGAATCTGTCACTGCTATGGCAGTTGAACAAGGTTTTTCAGTGCTTGGATTAGACTATTCACCAATCCAAGGTGGACATGGAAACATCGAATTTCTGGTATATTTGAAAAAGGAAGAGGGAGCAAGTAACCAAGTTGCCCCTGAAATAGAAAAAGTTGTAGAGAGAGCACATAGAGAATTTAAAGATGAATAAAAAAGAGAGACTTGAAAAAATTAGAAGATTTGTTACGGATTATCAAATCGGGACTCAGGAAGAAATTGTTGAGCATTTGAAGGAAGCAGGTATTTCTGCTACTCAAGCCACTGTCTCAAGGGACATCAAGGAGCTTGGGATTGTTAAAATTCCTTTGAAGAACAACACCTATATCTATGAGTTGCCAAAATCAATCGTCAAAAGTTTGCAGTTGGCTGAGGACAACATTGTGAGTTCTGAGTTAATGGGAAATATGATCAACCTTGCTGTCATTCCTGGAAATACTATTTTTGTGAAGAGTCAGTTGGTTGCAGCATTTTCTGAACAGATTTTTAGCTGTCTAGCTGATGATGATTCTATCTTAATTGTAGCTAGAACAGCAGAGGCAGCTGAAGAAATTGTTGAACAAGTCAAAAAATGGTAGGTCAGTATGTTACTTGAAATTTCGATAAAAAACTTTGCCATTATTGAGGCGATTTCCCTCAATTTTGAAAAGGGTATGACTGTTTTGACCGGGGAAACGGGTGCTGGAAAGTCTATCATTATCGACGCTATGAATCTCATGTTGGGGGCTCGTGCAACGACAGACGTTATTCGTCACGGTGCTCCTAAGGCAGAGATTGAGGGGCTTTTCTCGGTTGAAAACAGTCGCCTTTTACAGGAACTTTTTGATGAGCAAGGTTTAGAATTGGGAGATGAGATTATCATCCGCCGGGAAATTTTGCAAAATGGTCGTAGTGTTAGTCGCGTGAATGGTCAGATGGTCAATCTTTCCGTCTTGCGTGCCATTGGGCAA contains:
- the truB gene encoding tRNA pseudouridine synthase B (catalyzes isomerization of specific uridines in RNA to pseudouridine; responsible for residues in T loops of many tRNAs), whose translation is MNGIINLKKEAGMTSHDAVFKLRKILGTKKIGHGGTLDPDVVGVLPIAVGKATRMVEFMQDEGKVYEGEITLGYSTTTEDASGEVIAETPVLSLLDETIVDEAIASLTGPITQIPPMYSAVKVNGRKLYEYARAGQEVERPERQVTIYQFERTSPISYKDHLERFTFRVKCSKGTYIRTLSVDLGEKLGYAAHMSHLTRTSAAGLQLEDALTLDEIAAKVEAGQLDFLHPLEIGIGNLVKVFLSPEEATEVRFGRFIELDQTEQELAAFEGDKLLAILEKRDNFYKPRKVFG
- a CDS encoding exodeoxyribonuclease VII large subunit; its protein translation is MEKYLSVTTLTKYLKMKFDKDPYLERVYLTGQVSNFRKRPTHQYFSLKDDHAVIQATIWSGIYQKLGFDLEEGMKINVIGRVQVYEPSGSYSIIIEKAEPDGVGALAIQFEQLKKKLMEEGLFQERFKQPLPQFAKRIGVVTSRSGAVIQDIITTVSRRFPGVDILLYPTKVQGDGAAEEIARNIARANQREDLDVLIIGRGGGSIEDLWAFNEEIVVRAIFESRLPVISSVGHETDVTLADFVADRRAATPTAAAELATPVTKLDLLTHLQNQEKRMATAVQNVLSRKKEALKKCSQSVIFRQPERLYDGYLQRLDQLQLRLKQNLRTRISDNKQLVQARTHRLVQLSPVTKIQRYQDRLGQLDKLLRSQMALVYDAKVAEVKRLSEALMMLDTSRIVARGYAIVKKEESVIDSVESLKKKDQVTLLMRDGQVELEVKDVKTKEI
- a CDS encoding stage V sporulation protein K; this encodes MISETYLKLLKSEVKKIDDLTNSTYELEVILQDIVDNVKNADLEFIKRLGNLTTKETFSTIKDKQTSILELLYKYLGSRVIDTNYLILKETNNKSFEALANDLKSLIGLENVKKEIEDLVAFNKVQQSREKIGLKKTNRTMHMAFLGNPGTGKTTVARIVGNMYRSLGILSKGHFIEASRTDLIAEYQGQTASKVKRLIQKAKGGVLFIDEAYSITENDKSDSYGRECLTELTKALEDYRDDLVVIVAGYDELMKKFFESNPGLKSRFNYFITFEDYTVDQMFDIFLSHCKNEEYILHDSAKETLKKYLELHSNNPENKNANGRFVRNVFDRIVMNQARRLATLSFVTKDNYITILEEDIS
- a CDS encoding geranyl transferase, whose translation is MKKQEKLALVESALENFYGDQQFASSLRESVLYSIHAGGKRIRPFLLLEVLESLKVVIQPAHAQVAAALEMIHTGSLIHDDLPAMDDDDYRRGRLTNHKKFGEAMAILAGDALFLDPYALIAQADLPSQIKVDLIANLSLASGSLGMVAGQVLDMEGEHQHLSLEELQTIHANKTGKLLAYPFQAAAIIAELAPEIQAKLKTVGELIGLAFQVRDDALDVTASFEEIGKTPQKDLQAEKSTYPALLGLEEAIAFCNQTLDQANEKLEEIAQQVSFETAPIVKVVESLRING
- a CDS encoding cell division protein FtsJ, with amino-acid sequence MAKERVDVLAYKQGLFETREQAKRGVMAGLVVAVLNGERFDKPGEKIPDDTELKLKGEKLKYVSRGGLKLEKALQVFDLSVDSATTIDIGASTGGFTDVMLQNGAELVFAVDVGTNQLAWKLRQDPRVVSMEQFNFRYAEKTDFEQEPSFASIDVSFISLSLILPALHRVLADQGQIVALVKPQFEAGREQIGKNGIIRDAKVHQTVLESVTAMAVEQGFSVLGLDYSPIQGGHGNIEFLVYLKKEEGASNQVAPEIEKVVERAHREFKDE
- a CDS encoding uridine kinase (functions in pyrimidine salvage; pyrimidine ribonucleoside kinase; phosphorylates nucleosides or dinucleosides to make UMP or CMP using ATP or GTP as the donor), translated to MQNRPIIIGVTGGSGGGKTSVSRAILSHFPDEKISMIEHDSYYKDQSHLTFEERVKTNYDHPFAFDTDLMIEQIKELLAGRPVDIPTYDYTEHTRSSKTYRQEPQDVFIVEGILVLEDKRLRDLMDIKIFVDTDDDVRIIRRIKRDMEERGRSLDSVIDQYLGVVKPMYHQFIEPTKRYADIVIPEGVSNTVAIDLLTTKIAKILEEARNSK
- a CDS encoding exodeoxyribonuclease VII small subunit produces the protein MSKQKKFEENLAELETIVQSLENGEIALEDAIAAFQKGMVLSKELQATLDKAEKTLVKVMQEDGTESDFE
- a CDS encoding arginine repressor, which gives rise to MNKKERLEKIRRFVTDYQIGTQEEIVEHLKEAGISATQATVSRDIKELGIVKIPLKNNTYIYELPKSIVKSLQLAEDNIVSSELMGNMINLAVIPGNTIFVKSQLVAAFSEQIFSCLADDDSILIVARTAEAAEEIVEQVKKW